Proteins co-encoded in one Bacillus sp. FSL H8-0547 genomic window:
- the trpD gene encoding anthranilate phosphoribosyltransferase: MKALLNKCIEGHTLSEQEAMSAMNQVMEGKATPSQIASFISILRFRGETVDELVGFAKAMKQHMTRIEYKEDVIDTCGTGGDGASTFNISTASAILASSMGVKVAKHGNRAVSSKSGSADVLEQLGIMIQTSPEEAKRALHEYDMSFLFAPIYHASMKHAVNPRKEIGFRTVFNLLGPLANPANARRQVMGVFSAEYAEKIAHALRELGSEHVLLVTGRDGLDECSITGITDVVELKNGNITRYEITPEEMGLEKGELKDIQVESPSESAELILSVFQGRKKGAAANIVALNAGAALYVAGKADSLREGAAAAKQAIENGTAYRQLARLQRKKEEQYA; the protein is encoded by the coding sequence ATGAAAGCTTTGCTGAACAAATGCATTGAAGGCCACACGCTGTCTGAACAGGAAGCGATGAGTGCCATGAATCAGGTCATGGAAGGAAAAGCAACTCCTAGTCAGATAGCAAGCTTTATTTCCATTCTCAGATTCCGCGGGGAAACGGTCGATGAACTTGTCGGGTTTGCTAAAGCAATGAAGCAGCATATGACGCGGATTGAATATAAAGAAGATGTGATTGATACGTGCGGAACAGGCGGAGACGGCGCCTCAACCTTCAACATTTCAACTGCATCCGCCATTTTGGCATCCTCAATGGGCGTAAAAGTGGCAAAGCATGGGAACCGTGCTGTTTCGTCAAAGAGCGGCAGTGCAGATGTGCTTGAACAGCTCGGAATCATGATTCAAACCTCACCTGAGGAAGCGAAAAGAGCCCTCCATGAATATGATATGAGCTTTTTGTTCGCGCCGATCTATCACGCATCCATGAAGCATGCGGTAAATCCCCGGAAGGAAATCGGATTCAGGACGGTTTTTAACCTTCTTGGTCCTCTTGCCAATCCTGCAAATGCAAGACGGCAGGTGATGGGTGTCTTTTCGGCGGAATATGCTGAGAAAATTGCTCATGCCCTCAGGGAGCTTGGTTCTGAGCACGTTCTTCTTGTGACCGGGAGAGACGGTCTTGATGAATGCAGCATTACTGGCATAACAGATGTCGTAGAACTGAAAAACGGAAACATCACGCGTTATGAAATCACACCTGAAGAAATGGGTCTTGAAAAAGGGGAACTAAAAGACATTCAAGTGGAAAGCCCTTCTGAAAGCGCCGAATTAATTCTTTCCGTTTTCCAAGGCAGGAAAAAAGGGGCTGCAGCCAATATTGTTGCACTGAATGCGGGAGCTGCCCTTTACGTTGCAGGTAAGGCAGACAGTCTGAGAGAAGGAGCTGCGGCTGCTAAACAGGCGATTGAAAATGGTACGGCATACCGTCAGCTTGCACGGCTTCAGCGCAAAAAGGAGGAACAGTATGCTTAA
- the trpC gene encoding indole-3-glycerol phosphate synthase TrpC: MLNQILEKKREEVQSLNIPERKHVSERSFYSALRQSARKPALIAEVKKASPSKGIIKESFHPVEIAKAYEAGKADCLSVLTDETFFQGHRDYIAQIKEKVSLPVLRKDFIIDHKQIIESSHIGADAVLLIGEALDPILLHELYVHAGELNLDVLVEVHSLPVLEKLLPHFTPKILGVNNRDLTTFQTDIRQIEKISEAVPKETLLVSESGIFTFSDVETVKSRGADAILVGESLMREENQTSAIQRLYGETE, encoded by the coding sequence ATGCTTAATCAGATTCTTGAGAAAAAACGGGAAGAAGTTCAATCCCTGAATATACCTGAAAGAAAGCACGTTTCAGAGAGGTCTTTTTACAGTGCCCTCAGACAATCTGCAAGAAAGCCAGCTCTGATAGCAGAAGTTAAGAAGGCTTCTCCCTCTAAAGGGATCATCAAAGAATCGTTTCATCCTGTTGAAATCGCAAAGGCATATGAAGCCGGAAAAGCAGACTGCCTGTCGGTATTGACGGATGAAACGTTCTTTCAGGGGCACAGAGATTATATCGCCCAAATAAAAGAGAAAGTCAGCCTTCCTGTATTGAGAAAAGATTTTATCATTGATCATAAACAAATCATTGAGTCCAGCCATATTGGCGCAGATGCTGTCCTGCTGATCGGTGAAGCGCTGGACCCGATTTTGCTTCATGAGCTTTATGTTCATGCGGGTGAACTGAATCTTGACGTCCTTGTGGAAGTGCATTCGCTGCCAGTGCTTGAAAAACTGCTGCCGCATTTCACGCCAAAGATTCTGGGAGTCAACAACAGGGATCTTACGACCTTTCAAACCGATATCCGTCAAATTGAAAAAATCAGTGAGGCAGTGCCTAAAGAGACGCTGCTCGTGAGCGAGAGCGGCATTTTCACGTTCAGCGACGTAGAAACCGTTAAAAGCAGGGGCGCTGACGCCATTCTGGTCGGAGAATCCCTGATGAGGGAAGAGAATCAGACGTCGGCCATTCAAAGGCTTTACGGTGAAACAGAATGA
- a CDS encoding phosphoribosylanthranilate isomerase, producing MNKPLIKICGNRSLHDLSLTAASSADYLGLIFAKSKRRVQTEQVKEWLQKVDLRGKKLAAVFVNAPNEEIESVLRELPIDVIQLHGSETPDQAGEIKRRFGAEVWKALPHKEDTLSLMRDYEDPADGFVIDSKVKETFGGTGETFDWSSVPAYIKAAEEMNRKIFIAGGIGPDNIDGLLALTPGGIDLSSGIEQNERKDELLLRRFEERVNQHVSISG from the coding sequence ATGAACAAGCCGCTCATTAAGATTTGCGGGAATCGCTCTCTTCACGATTTATCACTGACCGCGGCTTCATCCGCTGACTATCTGGGTCTGATTTTTGCAAAAAGCAAGAGGCGGGTTCAGACGGAGCAGGTAAAGGAGTGGCTGCAAAAGGTGGACCTGAGAGGGAAAAAGCTCGCAGCAGTGTTTGTAAATGCGCCAAATGAAGAAATTGAGAGCGTTCTGAGAGAACTTCCGATTGACGTTATCCAGCTCCACGGAAGCGAAACCCCTGATCAAGCAGGCGAAATCAAGCGCAGGTTCGGGGCGGAAGTCTGGAAGGCCCTTCCCCATAAAGAGGATACTCTCTCCCTTATGAGAGACTATGAAGATCCAGCCGATGGTTTTGTTATAGATTCAAAAGTTAAAGAGACGTTTGGCGGAACAGGGGAAACCTTCGACTGGTCGAGTGTCCCTGCCTATATAAAAGCAGCAGAAGAAATGAACAGGAAGATATTTATTGCAGGAGGAATCGGTCCTGACAACATTGACGGCCTGCTGGCATTGACGCCTGGTGGAATCGATCTGTCGAGCGGTATTGAACAGAATGAGAGAAAAGACGAGCTATTACTCAGAAGATTTGAAGAAAGGGTGAATCAGCATGTATCAATTTCCGGATGA
- the trpB gene encoding tryptophan synthase subunit beta has protein sequence MYQFPDEFGRYGEFGGKYVPETLMQPLAELQEAFEEAIADSGFMNEYRRLLSEYSGRPTALTYAENVSEKLGGAKIFLKREDLNHTGAHKINNAIGQALLAKKMGKTKIIAETGAGQHGVAAATVAAKFGLECKVFMGQEDVSRQELNVFRMKLLGAEVIPVHSGNKTLKDATNESIRYWVQHCEDHFYMIGSVVGPHPYPQMVREFQRVIGDEAKEQLQSRLNTLPDKVVACVGGGSNAIGMFAAFIDEEVDLVGVEAAGKGTDTDLHAATIAKGTKGVIHGSLTYLLQDEHGQITEPYSISAGLDYPGIGPEHAHLSLTGRVSYESVTDDEAMSALTFLAQEEGILPAIETAHALAKAFDLAKQMKRDETLMICLSGRGDKDVHTLMDSFEGGGKHEDTPAEPAFTK, from the coding sequence ATGTATCAATTTCCGGATGAGTTTGGCAGATATGGAGAATTCGGAGGAAAGTATGTTCCTGAAACGCTAATGCAGCCGCTGGCTGAACTTCAGGAGGCATTTGAGGAAGCCATTGCAGACAGCGGGTTTATGAACGAATACCGCCGCCTGCTTTCGGAATATTCCGGACGCCCGACGGCTTTGACCTATGCAGAAAACGTGTCGGAAAAGCTTGGCGGAGCAAAAATCTTCTTGAAAAGAGAGGATTTGAATCATACAGGCGCCCACAAAATCAATAACGCAATCGGCCAGGCGCTGCTTGCAAAAAAAATGGGGAAAACGAAGATCATAGCTGAAACAGGAGCAGGCCAGCACGGTGTTGCGGCTGCAACGGTAGCGGCAAAGTTTGGCCTCGAATGCAAAGTATTCATGGGACAGGAGGATGTCAGCAGACAGGAGCTGAACGTATTCCGGATGAAGCTGCTTGGCGCAGAGGTCATTCCTGTCCACAGCGGAAACAAAACGCTGAAGGATGCCACGAATGAATCGATCCGCTACTGGGTGCAGCATTGCGAAGACCATTTTTATATGATCGGATCCGTTGTCGGTCCACACCCGTACCCGCAAATGGTCAGAGAGTTTCAGAGAGTTATAGGAGACGAGGCAAAAGAGCAGCTTCAAAGCAGGCTGAATACTCTTCCGGACAAAGTTGTGGCATGTGTCGGAGGGGGAAGCAATGCGATTGGCATGTTCGCTGCCTTTATTGATGAAGAAGTTGACCTTGTAGGTGTAGAGGCTGCAGGTAAAGGAACTGATACTGACCTTCACGCAGCAACGATTGCTAAAGGAACGAAGGGTGTCATCCACGGCTCTCTGACGTATCTGCTTCAGGATGAACACGGCCAGATTACGGAGCCGTATTCCATTTCGGCCGGGCTTGACTATCCGGGAATCGGTCCTGAGCATGCCCATCTTTCGTTAACAGGCCGTGTTTCCTATGAAAGTGTAACAGACGATGAAGCAATGTCAGCATTAACGTTCCTTGCGCAGGAGGAGGGAATTCTTCCTGCCATCGAAACAGCCCATGCGCTGGCAAAGGCGTTTGACCTTGCAAAGCAGATGAAACGGGATGAAACACTGATGATTTGTTTATCCGGACGCGGCGATAAGGACGTCCACACATTAATGGATTCTTTTGAAGGGGGCGGCAAGCATGAAGACACACCTGCAGAACCTGCTTTCACAAAATAA
- the trpA gene encoding tryptophan synthase subunit alpha — protein MKTHLQNLLSQNKKLFVPFITAGDPNGEATIGLALALQKAGASAIELGIPYSDPLADGPVIQRASQRALAEGMNIVKAMELVPVMRENGLTIPIILFTYYNPVLQLGKESFFALAEKNTIDGLLIPDLPFEESGDLRESCRQHGVTFISMVAPTSSGRLKKIVSSAEGFLYCVSSLGVTGSRKTFDKRIFDFLEEVKQEADVPVLVGFGVSTRQHVEELTKTCDGVVVGSALIEEVERLSQKLKDPDARIAAFEEFQKKAASFVLPAEVEIGS, from the coding sequence ATGAAGACACACCTGCAGAACCTGCTTTCACAAAATAAGAAGCTTTTCGTTCCGTTCATTACAGCGGGAGATCCAAACGGTGAGGCGACCATCGGACTTGCACTTGCCCTGCAGAAAGCCGGCGCCTCGGCTATTGAGCTTGGCATTCCCTATTCAGATCCGCTTGCAGACGGACCTGTTATTCAGCGGGCATCTCAAAGAGCTCTCGCAGAAGGAATGAATATTGTAAAAGCAATGGAACTCGTTCCGGTGATGAGAGAAAATGGTCTGACTATTCCAATCATTCTTTTTACGTATTATAATCCTGTGTTACAATTAGGAAAAGAATCCTTTTTTGCTTTAGCGGAGAAAAATACAATCGACGGACTGCTGATTCCGGACCTTCCTTTTGAAGAAAGCGGAGATTTGAGGGAATCATGCAGACAGCATGGGGTGACGTTCATTTCCATGGTGGCCCCGACTTCAAGCGGCCGGCTGAAAAAAATCGTCTCAAGTGCGGAAGGCTTCCTGTACTGCGTATCATCGCTCGGTGTAACGGGCTCGCGCAAAACCTTCGACAAGCGCATCTTTGATTTCCTTGAAGAAGTAAAACAGGAGGCGGATGTCCCTGTCCTAGTCGGCTTTGGCGTTTCCACGAGGCAGCATGTGGAAGAACTGACCAAAACGTGCGACGGAGTCGTTGTAGGCAGCGCCCTGATCGAAGAAGTGGAACGATTATCGCAAAAGCTCAAAGACCCGGATGCGCGGATTGCTGCTTTTGAAGAGTTTCAGAAGAAAGCCGCTTCCTTTGTATTGCCCGCTGAAGTTGAAATCGGATCATAG
- the hisC gene encoding histidinol-phosphate transaminase, with protein sequence MQIKDQLTNLKPYQPGKPIEEVKREYNLTHIVKLASNENPYGSSEAAKAAIQNELNQLAIYPDGYSAMLREKLASFLNVSESELIFGNGSDEIVQIICRAFLKPGTNTVMATPTFPQYRHNAVIEGAEIREIPLVDGYHDLDAMLAAIDPETKVVWLCSPNNPTGTYINEPSLSAFLEKVPQHVLVILDEAYYEYVTAEDFPETLPLIREFKNVMILRTFSKAYGLAALRVGYGAANRELIKSIEPAREPFNTNRLGQAAALHALDDQEFILQCREKNKQGLEQFYQFSEEHGLSYYPSEGNFILIDFNRDSDEVFQALLEKGYIVRSGKALGFPTSIRITVGTKEQNAEIISILAELIS encoded by the coding sequence ATGCAAATTAAAGATCAGCTTACAAATCTAAAACCCTACCAGCCGGGCAAGCCTATTGAAGAAGTGAAGAGAGAATACAATCTGACTCATATCGTCAAGCTTGCTTCTAATGAAAATCCATACGGCAGCTCCGAAGCTGCCAAGGCAGCCATCCAGAATGAACTGAATCAGCTTGCCATCTATCCGGATGGCTACAGCGCCATGCTGCGCGAAAAGCTTGCTTCATTCCTGAACGTCAGCGAGTCTGAGCTGATTTTCGGAAATGGTTCAGATGAAATCGTTCAGATCATTTGCCGTGCGTTCTTGAAGCCGGGGACAAATACCGTTATGGCTACGCCAACTTTTCCCCAGTACCGTCATAATGCGGTGATTGAAGGAGCAGAGATCAGAGAAATTCCACTTGTGGACGGATACCATGATCTTGATGCGATGCTTGCGGCGATCGACCCGGAAACAAAGGTTGTCTGGCTGTGCTCGCCGAATAATCCGACGGGAACTTACATCAATGAACCGTCTCTTTCGGCTTTTCTTGAAAAAGTGCCGCAGCACGTGCTTGTCATTCTTGATGAAGCCTACTATGAATATGTGACAGCGGAGGATTTTCCGGAAACACTTCCGCTCATTAGAGAATTCAAAAATGTCATGATTCTCCGCACGTTTTCAAAAGCGTACGGACTTGCCGCCCTCCGCGTCGGGTATGGTGCAGCCAATCGTGAGCTGATTAAAAGCATTGAGCCTGCAAGAGAGCCGTTCAATACAAACCGCCTCGGACAGGCAGCCGCTCTTCATGCTTTGGATGACCAGGAATTTATTCTTCAGTGCAGAGAAAAGAATAAACAGGGACTAGAGCAATTCTATCAGTTCAGCGAAGAGCATGGGCTCAGCTACTATCCTTCAGAGGGCAATTTCATTCTGATCGATTTTAACAGAGACTCTGACGAAGTGTTTCAGGCTCTTCTTGAAAAAGGATACATTGTCCGTTCCGGCAAAGCGCTCGGATTTCCGACTTCTATCCGCATTACTGTCGGCACAAAAGAACAAAACGCGGAAATCATCAGCATCCTTGCCGAATTGATTTCTTAA
- a CDS encoding prephenate dehydrogenase yields the protein MDQPIKRIHLIGLGLIGGSIALSVKKEFPDAWITGYDINQSQLEIAKTLTVIDEAARSQFEDIETADLIILAAPVEQTLSMIDTLSGMELKKDVIITDVGSTKQKITACAAAAFKGDVHFIGGHPMAGSHKSGVTAARAHLFENAFYILTPAKTTSEDSINKLKNILKGTNAHFIEMTPEVHDEVTGVISHFPHIVAASLVHQAGRFEDTHPVIKRLAAGGFRDITRIASSSPAMWRDILLHNKEKLLTLFEDWEREMSRVKHMVEDLDSFALFSYFKDAKDYRDGLPEREKGAIPSFYDLYVDVPDYPGVISEITGYLAMEEISITNIRIIETREEIYGVLRLSFQTDIDRERAQKCIEKYTDYKTFFS from the coding sequence ATGGATCAGCCAATAAAAAGAATACATCTGATCGGACTCGGTTTAATTGGAGGATCGATTGCGCTATCAGTAAAAAAGGAATTTCCTGATGCCTGGATTACCGGGTATGATATTAATCAAAGCCAGCTTGAGATTGCCAAAACACTTACCGTAATAGACGAGGCAGCCCGCAGCCAGTTTGAAGACATTGAAACAGCGGATTTAATCATTCTTGCGGCACCGGTGGAACAAACTCTTTCAATGATAGATACGTTAAGCGGCATGGAGCTGAAGAAGGACGTCATCATCACGGATGTGGGAAGCACCAAGCAGAAGATCACGGCCTGTGCAGCAGCAGCCTTTAAAGGCGATGTCCATTTTATCGGCGGACATCCGATGGCAGGCTCTCATAAATCAGGTGTCACTGCCGCACGAGCGCATCTTTTTGAGAATGCGTTTTATATTCTGACTCCCGCCAAAACAACGAGTGAGGACTCCATAAATAAACTGAAGAACATTCTAAAAGGAACAAATGCGCATTTTATTGAAATGACACCGGAAGTCCATGATGAAGTAACAGGAGTGATCAGCCACTTTCCTCATATCGTCGCAGCAAGCCTCGTTCATCAGGCTGGACGGTTTGAAGACACTCATCCTGTCATTAAAAGACTTGCAGCAGGAGGCTTCAGGGACATTACGAGAATCGCTTCAAGCAGCCCCGCTATGTGGAGGGACATTCTCCTGCATAATAAGGAGAAGCTCCTCACTCTGTTTGAAGACTGGGAACGGGAAATGAGCCGTGTGAAGCATATGGTGGAAGACCTGGACAGTTTCGCTCTCTTCTCTTATTTTAAAGATGCAAAGGACTACAGAGACGGACTTCCCGAAAGAGAAAAAGGCGCAATTCCTTCTTTTTATGATTTATATGTCGATGTTCCTGATTATCCAGGGGTTATCTCTGAGATTACCGGGTACCTTGCAATGGAGGAAATCAGCATTACGAATATCCGGATCATCGAAACACGCGAAGAAATTTACGGTGTCCTGAGACTGAGTTTTCAAACGGACATCGACCGTGAGCGAGCACAGAAGTGCATAGAAAAATATACAGATTACAAAACTTTTTTCAGTTAA
- the aroA gene encoding 3-phosphoshikimate 1-carboxyvinyltransferase, with product MKSERKLQKAEGLKGSIAIPGDKSISHRAVMFGALAEGETVIDNFLAGADCLSTIACFRQMGVEIQQNGTHVRVNGKGMDALKEPSGILDVGNSGTTTRLMLGILAGRPFHSCIIGDESIAKRPMTRVTNPLREMGASIDGREEGNYTPISIRGGKLKGLKYTSPVASAQVKSAILLAGLQADQEVTSVTEPHKSRDHTERMLRAFGAEVREDGLTAEIVGGQTLKAAKVDVPGDISSAAFFLAAGAIVPNSRITLENVGINPTRTGIIDVLNKMGADLTIEEKGSSTHEPVADLTISTSSLKGTVISGDLIPRLIDEIPIIALLATQAEGETIIKDASELKVKETNRIDTVVQELGRLGAEVIPTDDGMIIRGKQKLSAEKASVSSHGDHRIGMMLAVAAMITEGEVSLSGHEAIDVSYPSFFEHVNELSGNSAV from the coding sequence ATGAAAAGCGAGAGAAAACTGCAGAAAGCAGAAGGCCTCAAGGGCTCGATAGCTATTCCCGGAGATAAATCCATTTCACACAGAGCGGTGATGTTCGGCGCGCTGGCAGAAGGGGAAACGGTGATCGACAACTTCCTGGCGGGGGCGGACTGTCTGTCTACAATCGCCTGCTTCAGGCAAATGGGCGTTGAAATTCAGCAAAATGGAACTCATGTCAGGGTAAACGGCAAGGGAATGGATGCTCTTAAGGAGCCTTCAGGCATTCTGGATGTGGGCAATTCCGGAACAACTACCCGGTTAATGCTTGGCATTCTTGCAGGACGGCCTTTCCATTCCTGCATCATTGGAGATGAATCTATTGCAAAACGGCCCATGACACGGGTGACGAATCCGCTCAGAGAAATGGGCGCTTCCATTGACGGCAGGGAGGAAGGCAATTATACGCCGATTTCCATCCGCGGAGGCAAACTGAAGGGGCTGAAGTATACGTCTCCTGTAGCAAGCGCACAGGTGAAATCAGCTATCCTGCTTGCAGGGCTTCAGGCGGATCAGGAAGTGACAAGCGTAACAGAGCCGCATAAATCACGTGACCACACAGAACGGATGCTTCGTGCGTTCGGTGCAGAGGTGCGGGAAGATGGACTGACTGCTGAGATTGTAGGCGGCCAGACATTAAAAGCTGCAAAAGTGGACGTGCCGGGAGATATTTCATCCGCAGCGTTTTTCCTGGCGGCGGGGGCAATTGTTCCAAACAGCAGGATTACTCTTGAAAATGTAGGAATTAATCCAACGAGAACAGGTATAATCGATGTTTTAAATAAAATGGGTGCAGATCTGACAATTGAAGAAAAAGGTTCAAGCACCCATGAGCCTGTCGCGGATTTAACTATCTCAACTTCCTCATTAAAAGGAACGGTGATTTCAGGGGACCTGATCCCGCGTCTGATTGATGAAATCCCGATCATTGCCCTGCTTGCCACACAGGCAGAAGGCGAAACCATTATTAAAGATGCCAGTGAGCTGAAAGTGAAAGAAACGAACCGGATTGATACAGTCGTTCAGGAGCTTGGCAGGCTTGGAGCTGAAGTGATCCCGACAGATGACGGAATGATTATCCGCGGCAAACAAAAGCTGTCAGCTGAGAAAGCATCCGTTTCAAGCCATGGTGATCACAGAATCGGCATGATGCTTGCTGTTGCAGCCATGATAACAGAGGGTGAAGTCAGCCTTTCCGGACATGAAGCGATTGATGTTTCGTATCCTTCATTTTTTGAGCATGTGAATGAACTCTCAGGAAACTCTGCGGTTTAA
- a CDS encoding tetratricopeptide repeat protein has translation MNNTLSEAIELVESGQVEEGLKRLSGLENKLHDEEKFLLAEKYYQWGNTDQALSIMEDMHLLYPEESEVTVFLAEIYIDMDQEEKAIDLLNTIPETDPAYVQALILSADLYQMQGLNEVSEQKLQAAKKLVPDEPIIDFALGELYFHQGHYHKAIPFFKDVLKEHSTVTGVNVYQRLAESISASGEFEEALPFYEKAAVEQVDLHTLFGYGFTALQANYPKTAIEQFLKLKELDHEYTSLYLFLAKAYEAEGMLGESLDAVKDGLKVDEYNKELYVYGGKTALKNNQPDEAKALLQQAIAIDPGHVEATITLTNIYMQEQLYEEVIDCLKEVMRYGEEDPEYDRKLARAYHETEQYSDALNHYQRAYNFFKEEPDFLMEYGYYLLEDGNRTAAREMFSRALKHDPANVEIEEILMQLEDDF, from the coding sequence GTGAACAACACATTATCTGAAGCAATTGAACTGGTTGAATCGGGACAGGTTGAGGAAGGGCTTAAAAGGCTTTCCGGTCTCGAAAACAAACTGCACGATGAAGAAAAATTTCTGCTCGCAGAAAAATACTATCAGTGGGGGAATACAGATCAGGCACTCTCCATTATGGAGGATATGCATCTTCTCTATCCTGAAGAGTCTGAAGTAACCGTATTTCTTGCAGAAATCTATATCGACATGGATCAGGAAGAAAAAGCAATCGACCTCCTGAATACCATTCCGGAGACAGATCCTGCTTATGTACAGGCATTGATTCTCTCAGCAGACCTTTACCAGATGCAGGGTCTGAACGAAGTAAGCGAACAAAAGCTTCAAGCAGCAAAAAAATTAGTGCCTGATGAGCCGATTATCGATTTTGCACTCGGAGAGCTTTATTTTCATCAGGGGCATTACCATAAAGCCATTCCTTTTTTCAAAGACGTGCTTAAGGAACACAGTACCGTCACAGGTGTAAACGTTTATCAGAGATTGGCAGAATCCATCAGCGCAAGCGGCGAATTTGAAGAGGCTCTGCCTTTTTACGAAAAAGCAGCAGTTGAGCAGGTTGATCTGCACACGCTGTTTGGCTACGGGTTTACGGCCCTGCAGGCAAATTATCCGAAGACAGCGATTGAGCAGTTTCTGAAGCTGAAAGAACTGGATCACGAATATACATCGCTCTATCTTTTCCTTGCAAAGGCTTATGAGGCTGAAGGAATGCTCGGGGAAAGCCTTGATGCTGTTAAAGATGGACTTAAAGTAGACGAATACAATAAAGAGCTGTATGTATACGGCGGAAAAACTGCACTTAAAAACAATCAGCCGGATGAAGCTAAAGCATTGCTTCAGCAGGCGATTGCCATTGATCCGGGTCATGTGGAAGCGACCATCACCCTGACGAATATCTACATGCAGGAACAGCTTTATGAAGAGGTCATCGACTGTCTGAAAGAAGTCATGAGGTACGGCGAAGAAGATCCTGAATATGACCGCAAGCTTGCACGCGCCTATCATGAAACAGAACAATATTCGGATGCATTAAACCATTACCAGCGAGCATATAATTTCTTCAAGGAAGAACCAGACTTTTTAATGGAGTACGGGTATTATCTGCTTGAGGACGGAAACCGGACAGCTGCAAGGGAGATGTTCAGCAGGGCTTTAAAGCATGATCCTGCGAATGTCGAAATCGAAGAGATTTTGATGCAATTAGAAGATGATTTTTAA
- a CDS encoding ReoY family proteolytic degradation factor, whose translation MMAPVSVIEKKDFIRWFLNHYQLKRRECVWILNYLMSHDTLMEKVHFVEQAQYCPRGIIMSTHCVEEVPFRFYKENVMTTDAEKSFHDIRLNKDEDLYIQLNFRSSYQSPNYAAVLEANPFMPKHLNINEKDRVVAERILEESIQTFQKEKLLQMIDDALDRQDKEAFNHLTDKLKCLR comes from the coding sequence ATGATGGCCCCTGTATCTGTCATTGAGAAGAAGGATTTTATCAGGTGGTTTTTAAATCATTATCAGCTGAAAAGACGAGAATGTGTATGGATTCTGAATTATTTGATGAGTCATGATACTCTGATGGAAAAAGTTCATTTTGTCGAGCAGGCACAGTATTGTCCCCGCGGAATTATCATGTCAACCCACTGTGTAGAGGAAGTGCCGTTTCGTTTTTACAAAGAAAATGTCATGACTACGGATGCCGAAAAATCGTTCCATGACATTCGGTTAAATAAAGACGAGGATCTGTATATCCAGCTCAATTTCCGCTCATCTTATCAGTCTCCGAATTACGCAGCCGTGCTTGAGGCAAACCCGTTTATGCCGAAGCACCTCAATATTAATGAAAAAGACCGTGTAGTAGCTGAGAGAATTCTTGAAGAATCCATTCAGACGTTCCAAAAAGAAAAACTCCTTCAAATGATTGATGATGCGCTTGACCGACAGGATAAAGAAGCATTCAACCATTTGACAGACAAATTGAAATGCCTCAGATAA